In one window of Azoarcus olearius DNA:
- a CDS encoding BON domain-containing protein: protein MNQPLATLGALALGATAMYYLDPDRGRARRAEIGQRGSRLRREARHRIDTGRRRTRDGMRGLYAETAALGRGTPPDEHLATRLRARLGRSCTHPGAIHIEVHGGAVVLRGHVLAHEANGVIEDIALMPGVSTVEDKLQRHLEAGQVPQLQGEGRLRRSHRLPAPLMAALWSVGTVTALALSPRLRALWVALSLLSLASGARAHRPDPQPNPAPDPVPEHEPNDPEDIPLREPEPEPEPATAEEIAGGAATSPTGS from the coding sequence ATGAACCAGCCTCTCGCCACGCTCGGTGCGCTCGCGCTGGGCGCCACCGCGATGTACTACCTCGATCCCGACCGTGGCCGGGCGCGCCGCGCCGAAATCGGCCAGCGCGGCTCCCGCCTGCGGCGCGAAGCCCGCCACCGCATCGACACCGGACGCCGCCGCACGCGCGACGGCATGCGCGGGCTGTATGCCGAAACCGCGGCACTCGGGCGCGGCACGCCGCCGGACGAACATCTGGCCACCCGGCTGCGCGCGCGGCTGGGCCGCAGTTGCACCCACCCGGGCGCCATCCATATCGAAGTGCACGGCGGCGCGGTCGTGCTGCGCGGCCATGTGCTGGCGCACGAGGCCAACGGCGTGATCGAGGACATCGCGCTGATGCCGGGCGTCAGCACCGTGGAAGACAAGCTGCAACGCCACCTCGAAGCGGGCCAGGTGCCGCAGCTGCAGGGCGAAGGGCGGCTGCGCCGCAGCCATCGTCTGCCGGCGCCGTTGATGGCGGCGCTGTGGAGCGTCGGCACGGTCACCGCGCTGGCGCTGTCGCCGCGGCTGCGCGCGCTGTGGGTGGCGCTGTCGCTGCTGTCGCTCGCATCCGGCGCGCGCGCCCACCGGCCCGACCCGCAGCCCAACCCCGCGCCCGACCCGGTGCCGGAACACGAGCCGAACGATCCCGAGGACATTCCGCTGCGCGAGCCGGAGCCGGAACCGGAGCCCGCAAC
- a CDS encoding CBS domain-containing protein produces the protein MLVRDAMTPDVRMVTPNQSIHDAARLMAEWDVGSLPVGEDDRLVGMLTDRDITIRAVAAGRSPETPVREVMSRDVKYCFDDDEVESVAHNMGEVQLHRLVVLDHDKRMVGIVALADIAQCEGAEPAGAAVCGISEPTHGAASRSMS, from the coding sequence ATGCTGGTACGCGACGCAATGACCCCGGATGTACGGATGGTGACCCCGAACCAGAGCATTCACGATGCCGCCCGCCTGATGGCGGAGTGGGACGTCGGCTCCTTGCCCGTCGGCGAGGACGACCGCCTGGTCGGCATGCTCACCGACCGCGACATCACCATCCGCGCGGTGGCGGCGGGGCGCTCGCCCGAGACGCCTGTGCGCGAGGTGATGAGCCGCGACGTGAAGTACTGTTTCGACGACGACGAGGTGGAAAGCGTGGCCCACAACATGGGCGAGGTGCAGTTGCACCGGCTGGTGGTGCTGGACCACGACAAGCGCATGGTGGGCATCGTCGCGCTGGCGGACATCGCGCAGTGCGAGGGCGCCGAGCCGGCCGGCGCCGCGGTGTGCGGCATCTCGGAACCCACCCATGGGGCCGCCTCGCGCTCCATGTCCTGA
- a CDS encoding DUF3309 domain-containing protein: MTVSTILLIVLVLLLIGALPSWPYSSGWGYGPSGLLGVILVIVLVLFLMGRI; encoded by the coding sequence GTGACCGTCTCGACCATTCTTCTGATCGTCCTGGTGCTGCTGCTGATCGGCGCACTGCCTTCCTGGCCCTACAGCAGCGGCTGGGGCTACGGCCCGAGCGGCCTGCTCGGGGTGATCCTCGTGATCGTGCTGGTGCTGTTCCTGATGGGCAGGATCTAG
- a CDS encoding DUF1328 family protein, translated as MLRYSVIFLIIAIIAAVFGFGGIAAGAAEIAKILFYLFLVIFLVSLVLGMIRR; from the coding sequence ATGCTGCGCTATTCAGTGATTTTCCTGATCATCGCGATCATCGCCGCCGTGTTTGGCTTCGGTGGCATCGCCGCCGGGGCGGCCGAGATCGCAAAGATCCTCTTCTATCTCTTCCTGGTGATTTTCCTGGTGTCGCTGGTGCTGGGAATGATCAGGCGATGA
- a CDS encoding BON domain-containing protein — protein sequence MKPTRIPLALACAATLVLAACGEPSGVERGVTTAAENGGSPLTVRADDAALKARVNAALAADEKVEAKAITVTVNRGEVKLDGVVPADQITRADAIARDISGVQVVINALRPAQPSS from the coding sequence ATGAAACCCACGCGCATCCCCCTTGCCCTTGCCTGCGCCGCGACCCTCGTGCTCGCCGCTTGCGGCGAGCCGAGTGGCGTCGAACGCGGGGTGACGACGGCTGCCGAGAACGGCGGTTCGCCGCTGACCGTGCGTGCCGACGATGCGGCACTGAAGGCCCGCGTCAATGCGGCGCTGGCGGCGGACGAAAAGGTCGAGGCCAAAGCCATCACCGTCACCGTCAATCGCGGCGAGGTGAAGCTGGACGGGGTCGTGCCCGCCGACCAGATCACCCGCGCCGACGCCATCGCCCGCGACATCAGCGGCGTCCAGGTAGTCATCAATGCATTGCGTCCGGCCCAGCCCTCCTCCTGA
- a CDS encoding BON domain-containing protein, translating to MMNRRSMLGAAFAAFALPLVAACTPTRSQQSAGEYIDDATITAKVKAALADNPNVKAREVNVETFRGTVQLSGFVATQAESRAAVEAARSVKGVQAVQNDIRIKTAP from the coding sequence ATGATGAACAGACGATCCATGCTCGGTGCCGCGTTTGCGGCGTTCGCCCTGCCGCTGGTAGCGGCCTGCACGCCGACACGCTCGCAACAGTCGGCAGGCGAATACATCGACGACGCGACCATCACCGCCAAGGTGAAGGCCGCGCTCGCCGACAACCCCAATGTGAAAGCGCGCGAGGTGAACGTGGAAACCTTCCGCGGCACCGTGCAGCTCAGCGGCTTCGTAGCCACCCAGGCCGAATCGCGGGCCGCGGTGGAGGCGGCGCGTTCCGTCAAGGGCGTGCAGGCCGTGCAGAATGACATCAGGATCAAGACGGCGCCGTAA
- a CDS encoding phospholipase D-like domain-containing protein, with amino-acid sequence MTSGSRRRRKTPRLVLCLAVLLAACVSGPAVDLPDAGAAVPLAAVRVEDERGPLGAARAQAAIQRIAREDASGLLRHHLTHVEGAVTQPLVLGNDAHLLIDGPQTEAAMFAAIGAARRSVDIETYILEAEGAGARLAALLEKRRAEGIRVRVLYDSVGSLATPREYFDRLRAVGVAVCEFNPVNPLQLQRHSRLNINNRDHRKLMVVDGSTAFTGGINISAVYSSGSFSRKKRAPPDPKAGWRDTHVMARGPVAMQFQQLFDDAWRTQGCHPADSGLREAAAPARAGNMAMRTVAADPLMERSELYVALLSAIDHARRRVWLTYGYFVPDERTVAALQSAAGRGVDVRMVLPGFSDFWAPFHAGRSHYSALLEAGVRIYERRDALLHAKTAVIDGVWSSVGSTNLDWRSFVHNFEVDLLVLDGDFADELEQLFRMDMDASHEVSAREWKRRDIGTRMLEWFARRWEYLL; translated from the coding sequence ATGACATCAGGATCAAGACGGCGCCGTAAGACGCCGCGCCTCGTCCTCTGCCTCGCGGTGCTGCTGGCGGCCTGCGTCAGCGGTCCGGCGGTCGATCTGCCGGACGCCGGCGCCGCGGTGCCGCTGGCGGCGGTGCGGGTGGAGGACGAACGTGGCCCCTTGGGCGCTGCGCGCGCACAGGCCGCCATCCAGCGCATCGCGCGCGAGGATGCGTCCGGCCTGCTGCGCCATCACCTCACCCATGTCGAAGGCGCCGTGACCCAGCCGCTGGTGCTCGGCAACGACGCCCATCTCCTGATCGACGGCCCGCAGACCGAGGCCGCCATGTTCGCCGCGATCGGCGCGGCACGCCGCTCGGTGGACATCGAAACCTACATCCTGGAAGCGGAGGGCGCGGGCGCGAGACTTGCCGCGCTGCTCGAAAAACGCCGCGCCGAGGGCATCCGGGTGCGGGTGCTGTACGACAGCGTCGGGTCGCTGGCGACCCCGCGCGAGTACTTCGACCGCCTGCGCGCCGTCGGTGTCGCGGTGTGCGAATTCAACCCGGTCAATCCGCTGCAACTGCAGCGCCACAGCCGGCTCAACATCAACAACCGCGACCATCGAAAGCTGATGGTGGTGGACGGTAGCACCGCTTTCACCGGCGGCATCAACATCAGCGCGGTGTACAGCTCCGGCTCCTTCAGCCGCAAGAAGCGCGCGCCGCCCGATCCCAAGGCCGGCTGGCGCGACACCCACGTGATGGCGCGCGGCCCGGTCGCGATGCAGTTCCAGCAGCTGTTCGACGACGCATGGCGCACCCAGGGCTGCCACCCGGCGGACTCCGGCCTGCGCGAAGCCGCCGCACCTGCCCGCGCCGGGAACATGGCGATGCGCACGGTGGCGGCCGATCCGCTGATGGAACGCAGCGAACTCTACGTGGCGCTGCTGTCGGCGATCGACCACGCGCGCCGGCGGGTGTGGCTGACCTACGGCTATTTCGTGCCGGACGAGCGCACCGTGGCGGCGCTGCAGTCGGCCGCCGGCCGCGGCGTGGATGTGCGCATGGTGCTGCCGGGCTTCAGCGATTTCTGGGCGCCCTTCCATGCCGGGCGCTCGCACTACAGTGCGCTGCTTGAAGCCGGGGTGCGCATCTACGAGCGCCGCGACGCGCTGCTGCATGCCAAGACCGCGGTCATCGACGGGGTGTGGTCCAGCGTGGGCTCCACCAACCTCGACTGGCGCAGCTTCGTGCACAACTTCGAGGTGGATCTGCTGGTGCTCGACGGCGACTTCGCCGACGAGCTGGAGCAGCTTTTCCGCATGGACATGGACGCCTCGCACGAGGTGAGCGCGCGCGAATGGAAACGGCGCGACATCGGCACCCGGATGCTGGAGTGGTTCGCGCGGCGCTGGGAGTACCTGCTGTGA
- a CDS encoding CopD family protein has protein sequence MTLLKALHLGALICWCGSLLYLPALVAAARAAPAALERDGYRRCARQLFVVGLTPAALVAIMSGTGLFLAQGNTALWLVAKLGAVAGMAVCHVLCGALVLNSEQTTPRAWSAPAACHAVTAAAAGFIGLALWLVLAKPF, from the coding sequence ATGACCTTGCTGAAAGCCTTGCACCTCGGCGCGCTGATCTGCTGGTGCGGCAGCCTGTTGTACCTGCCGGCGCTGGTGGCGGCGGCGCGCGCGGCCCCCGCGGCGCTGGAACGCGACGGCTACCGCCGCTGCGCGCGCCAACTCTTCGTCGTCGGCCTGACGCCCGCGGCGCTGGTCGCGATCATGAGCGGCACCGGGCTGTTTCTTGCCCAAGGCAACACCGCGCTGTGGCTGGTGGCCAAGCTGGGTGCGGTGGCCGGCATGGCGGTGTGCCACGTGCTGTGCGGCGCGCTGGTGCTCAACAGCGAACAGACGACACCGCGCGCGTGGTCGGCACCGGCGGCGTGCCACGCGGTCACGGCCGCCGCGGCCGGCTTCATCGGGCTGGCGCTGTGGCTGGTGCTGGCCAAACCGTTCTAG
- a CDS encoding DUF2231 domain-containing protein: MPDPAETAPPAAAAPPTEAPPHDGTPVGPLPPAPQGPVSADPAADHPPPLPEPIVSRAALGGHPLHPMLIHFPVAALIALVGADLAWWMSADPFWARAGLWLAGVGAFGGWIASVTGLIDLLTVARIRAKITAWCHAVMAVMMLALASLNWLLRYRSPGPDAGVAPGTALDTGPALAALALTLLTALLIALASWLGGRLVYEHAVGVQHHPGSAP; this comes from the coding sequence ATGCCCGATCCCGCCGAAACCGCCCCGCCCGCAGCCGCCGCACCGCCCACCGAGGCCCCCCCGCACGACGGCACGCCGGTGGGTCCGCTGCCGCCCGCGCCGCAGGGGCCGGTATCGGCCGACCCCGCCGCGGACCACCCGCCCCCGCTGCCCGAACCCATCGTCAGCCGCGCCGCGCTGGGCGGCCACCCGCTGCATCCGATGCTGATCCACTTTCCGGTCGCGGCGCTGATCGCGCTGGTGGGCGCCGATCTCGCGTGGTGGATGTCCGCCGACCCCTTCTGGGCGCGCGCCGGCCTGTGGCTGGCGGGGGTGGGCGCCTTCGGCGGCTGGATCGCGAGCGTCACCGGGCTGATCGACCTGCTCACGGTGGCGCGCATCCGCGCCAAGATCACCGCGTGGTGCCATGCGGTGATGGCGGTGATGATGCTCGCGCTCGCATCGCTGAACTGGCTGCTGCGCTACCGCTCGCCCGGGCCGGACGCCGGTGTCGCGCCCGGCACCGCGCTGGACACCGGCCCGGCGCTCGCCGCGCTCGCGCTGACGCTGCTGACCGCGCTGCTGATCGCGCTGGCGAGCTGGCTGGGCGGACGTCTCGTGTACGAGCATGCGGTGGGCGTGCAACACCATCCGGGCAGCGCGCCCTAG
- the coxB gene encoding cytochrome c oxidase subunit II: protein MLVPVLAGCTGVQSALEPAGPAAYEAARLWWGMLIVATVVLVGVVGLWLHALRRSPASDPDPAHERRIARRWLILGGLLLPGASIAALLAFGVPAGQRMLLAGEAGAPALRIEVTGRQWGWDVHYPEAGVRLRDRLQLPVGRTVELQLRSEDVIHSFWVPRLAGKLDLIPGRTNVLRLRADEPGVFRGQCAEYCGSGHAGMALAVEAQPEAAFAAWLAAEAGR, encoded by the coding sequence ATGCTCGTTCCCGTGCTTGCCGGCTGCACCGGCGTGCAGTCCGCGCTGGAGCCGGCGGGGCCGGCGGCATACGAGGCCGCGCGGCTGTGGTGGGGGATGCTGATCGTCGCCACCGTGGTGCTGGTGGGCGTGGTCGGGCTGTGGCTGCACGCGCTGCGGCGCAGCCCTGCATCCGACCCGGACCCCGCGCACGAGCGGCGGATCGCGCGGCGCTGGCTGATACTGGGGGGCCTGCTGCTGCCGGGCGCCAGCATCGCGGCGCTGCTCGCGTTTGGCGTGCCGGCCGGCCAGCGCATGCTGCTCGCGGGCGAGGCCGGCGCGCCCGCGCTGCGCATTGAGGTGACCGGCCGCCAATGGGGCTGGGACGTGCATTACCCCGAAGCCGGAGTGCGCCTGCGCGACCGCCTGCAGCTGCCGGTGGGCCGTACCGTTGAGCTGCAACTGCGCAGCGAGGACGTCATCCACTCCTTCTGGGTGCCACGGCTGGCCGGCAAGCTGGACCTGATCCCCGGGCGCACCAATGTGCTGCGCCTGCGCGCCGATGAGCCGGGCGTGTTCCGCGGCCAGTGCGCCGAATACTGCGGCAGCGGGCATGCAGGCATGGCGCTGGCGGTCGAGGCCCAGCCCGAAGCGGCCTTTGCCGCCTGGCTGGCGGCGGAGGCTGGGCGGTGA
- the ctaD gene encoding cytochrome c oxidase subunit I, translating into MSTEPLPAAGAGPASAADAVAEAERLHDAFNAVWGNPGGWRALTIVNHTTVGLRFLLTGLGFYVVGGILAMLVRSQLALPGHAFMTPEVYAQVFTMHGTVMMFLFAVPMMEGLAVYLLPKMLGARDLVFPRLSALGYWCYLFGGLILVSSLFLGLAPDAGWFMYVPLAGSTYTPGPNSDFWLLGITFVEISAVSAGVELAVSILRARAPGMSLEKMPLYAWYILVMALMIVVGFPPLILGSILLELERAAGMPFFEVARGGDPVLWQHLFWLFGHPEVYIIFLPAAGIVSTLLPVFARRPAVGHAWVVVAVVSTGFISFGLWVHHMFTVGIPQLAQAFFSAASMLVAVPTGVQVFSWIATLWLGRPVFHVPMLWLTGFLVIFVAGGLTGVMLALVPFDWQVHDSQFVVAHLHYVLVGGMLFPLVAGLYYWLPHFSGRLPSAALGRTGFWLVFIGFNLTFLVMHWTGLLGMPRRVHTYETGLGWDGPNLLSSIGSFVMAAGIVAVLCDIVLHFRYGARARPNPWNAGTLEWATATPPSPYNFVSLPAVQDRHPLWSNPSLGDDLARGRGGLALIDHGRRETWGTDPASGAVREIIHLPGNSWLPFAAALLIGGVCICLLLRAYPLAAAFTVGSLAVLLRWSWENGTHPLASPDARTAPGDPPLHSRTFDGPGLWGMALTLLANGALYLSLLFGWLYLWTVAPAWQAPPPDHGLAAGKGAGLLLAAALALSAGTLVLRRAVARLRAGIGRGLGALLALAALFGLVHCGLLAGVFSAAGLAPTKTAHDAVSAVMLGYALVHGALAALLAALQALRVRFGYVGIEAPYEPLVVSQWWHYSAVTLWASYAALVWFPAVWGMGGGA; encoded by the coding sequence GTGAGCACCGAGCCGCTTCCGGCGGCCGGCGCCGGCCCGGCCTCTGCCGCCGACGCGGTGGCCGAGGCCGAACGCCTGCACGACGCCTTCAACGCGGTATGGGGCAACCCCGGCGGCTGGCGCGCGCTCACCATCGTCAATCACACCACCGTGGGCTTGCGCTTCCTGCTGACCGGGCTCGGCTTCTACGTGGTCGGCGGCATCCTCGCGATGCTGGTGCGCAGCCAGCTTGCGCTGCCTGGCCATGCCTTTATGACGCCCGAGGTGTATGCGCAGGTGTTCACCATGCACGGCACGGTGATGATGTTCCTGTTCGCGGTGCCGATGATGGAGGGGCTGGCGGTCTATCTGCTGCCCAAGATGCTGGGTGCGCGCGACCTGGTGTTTCCGCGCCTGTCCGCGCTCGGCTACTGGTGCTACCTGTTCGGCGGGCTGATCCTGGTCTCCAGCCTCTTTCTCGGCCTCGCGCCGGACGCGGGCTGGTTCATGTACGTGCCGCTGGCCGGCAGCACCTACACGCCGGGCCCGAATTCGGACTTCTGGCTGCTCGGCATCACCTTCGTCGAAATCTCCGCGGTATCGGCCGGGGTGGAGCTGGCGGTGTCCATCCTGCGCGCCCGCGCGCCCGGCATGTCGCTGGAGAAGATGCCGCTCTACGCCTGGTACATCCTGGTGATGGCGCTGATGATCGTGGTCGGCTTTCCGCCGCTGATCCTCGGCAGCATCCTGCTGGAACTGGAACGCGCCGCCGGCATGCCCTTCTTCGAGGTCGCGCGCGGTGGCGACCCGGTGCTATGGCAGCACCTGTTCTGGCTGTTCGGCCATCCGGAGGTGTACATCATCTTCCTGCCGGCGGCGGGCATCGTGTCCACGCTGCTGCCGGTGTTCGCGCGGCGGCCGGCGGTGGGGCACGCCTGGGTGGTGGTCGCGGTGGTCAGCACCGGCTTCATCAGCTTCGGGCTGTGGGTGCACCACATGTTCACCGTCGGTATCCCGCAGCTCGCGCAGGCCTTCTTTTCGGCCGCCAGCATGCTGGTGGCGGTGCCCACCGGCGTGCAGGTGTTCTCGTGGATCGCCACGCTGTGGCTGGGGCGGCCGGTGTTCCACGTGCCCATGCTGTGGCTCACCGGCTTTCTGGTCATCTTCGTCGCCGGCGGGCTCACCGGCGTGATGCTGGCGCTGGTGCCCTTCGACTGGCAGGTGCACGACAGCCAGTTCGTGGTCGCCCACCTGCATTACGTGCTGGTGGGCGGCATGCTGTTTCCGCTGGTGGCGGGGCTGTATTACTGGCTGCCGCATTTCTCCGGCCGGCTGCCGTCGGCGGCGCTCGGGCGCACCGGCTTCTGGCTGGTGTTCATCGGCTTCAACCTCACCTTCCTGGTGATGCACTGGACGGGCCTGCTGGGCATGCCGCGCCGGGTGCACACCTACGAAACCGGGCTGGGCTGGGATGGCCCCAACCTGCTGTCGTCGATCGGCAGCTTCGTGATGGCGGCCGGCATCGTCGCGGTGCTGTGCGACATCGTGCTGCACTTCCGCTACGGCGCGCGCGCGCGGCCCAATCCGTGGAATGCGGGCACCCTGGAGTGGGCCACCGCGACCCCGCCCAGCCCGTACAACTTCGTCAGCCTGCCGGCGGTGCAGGACCGCCACCCGCTGTGGTCCAACCCCAGCCTGGGCGACGACCTTGCCCGCGGGCGCGGCGGGCTGGCGCTGATCGACCATGGCCGGCGCGAAACCTGGGGCACCGACCCGGCGAGCGGCGCGGTGCGCGAGATCATCCACCTGCCTGGCAACAGCTGGCTGCCCTTTGCGGCCGCGCTGCTGATCGGCGGCGTCTGCATCTGCCTGCTGCTGCGCGCCTATCCGCTCGCGGCGGCGTTTACGGTCGGGTCGCTGGCGGTGCTGCTGCGCTGGTCGTGGGAAAACGGCACGCATCCGCTCGCCTCGCCCGACGCGCGCACGGCGCCGGGCGACCCGCCGCTGCATTCGCGCACCTTCGACGGCCCCGGGCTATGGGGCATGGCGCTGACGCTGCTTGCCAACGGCGCGCTCTACCTGTCGCTGCTGTTCGGCTGGCTGTACTTGTGGACCGTGGCGCCCGCATGGCAGGCGCCGCCGCCGGACCACGGGCTTGCGGCGGGCAAGGGCGCGGGGCTGTTGCTGGCGGCCGCGCTCGCGCTCAGCGCCGGCACGCTGGTGCTGCGCCGCGCGGTGGCGCGGCTGCGCGCCGGCATCGGCCGCGGCCTGGGCGCGCTGCTGGCGCTGGCGGCACTGTTCGGCCTCGTCCATTGCGGGTTGCTCGCGGGCGTGTTCTCCGCGGCCGGGCTGGCGCCAACCAAGACCGCCCACGACGCGGTCAGTGCGGTGATGCTGGGCTACGCGCTCGTCCACGGTGCGCTCGCGGCGCTGCTGGCAGCCTTGCAGGCACTACGCGTGCGCTTTGGCTATGTCGGCATCGAAGCGCCTTACGAGCCGCTGGTGGTGAGCCAGTGGTGGCACTACAGCGCGGTGACGCTGTGGGCCAGCTACGCCGCGCTGGTGTGGTTTCCCGCCGTGTGGGGCATGGGAGGCGGGGCGTGA
- a CDS encoding cytochrome c oxidase assembly protein, translating into MSLSAALILLLAAPSALAHTPFAADLLPWDRVPLLIGAVAMATGWLRYCRGARRVAPRPGAAACFHAGMVVAAFSAFGPLDDWAETDAAWHMVQHMAFMVVVAPLWAFAAPLPQWRAAGAELLRPLWRHLARVAAHPRAAALLHGVTIWLWHMPALYVLALESPWWHAVEHVAFLFTAWLFWWAVLRASPRDLGAALLAVGVTLMHTGLLGALLTFATQSFYGAGRSVEAQQLAGLIMWVPGSLFYLAAGGWLVWRRFARTAEATAAVSPQAGEGR; encoded by the coding sequence ATGTCGCTGAGCGCTGCGTTGATCCTGCTGCTGGCCGCGCCGTCTGCGCTGGCGCACACGCCCTTCGCCGCGGACCTGTTGCCCTGGGACCGGGTGCCGCTGTTGATCGGCGCGGTGGCGATGGCGACCGGCTGGCTGCGCTATTGCCGCGGCGCGCGCCGGGTGGCGCCGCGCCCGGGCGCCGCCGCGTGCTTTCATGCGGGCATGGTGGTGGCGGCGTTTTCCGCTTTCGGTCCGCTGGATGACTGGGCCGAAACCGATGCGGCCTGGCACATGGTGCAGCACATGGCCTTCATGGTGGTGGTGGCGCCGCTGTGGGCCTTTGCGGCGCCACTACCGCAGTGGCGCGCGGCCGGCGCCGAGCTGCTGCGTCCGCTGTGGCGCCATCTAGCCCGGGTGGCGGCCCATCCGCGCGCGGCGGCGCTGCTGCACGGGGTGACGATCTGGCTGTGGCACATGCCCGCGCTGTACGTGCTGGCGCTGGAATCCCCCTGGTGGCACGCGGTGGAGCACGTCGCCTTCCTGTTTACCGCGTGGCTGTTCTGGTGGGCGGTGCTGCGCGCCAGCCCGCGCGACCTGGGTGCCGCGCTGCTGGCCGTGGGCGTGACGCTGATGCACACCGGCCTGCTCGGCGCGCTGCTGACTTTCGCGACGCAGTCCTTCTACGGCGCCGGGCGCAGCGTGGAGGCGCAGCAACTGGCGGGGCTGATCATGTGGGTGCCGGGCTCGCTGTTCTACCTTGCGGCGGGCGGCTGGCTGGTGTGGCGGCGGTTTGCGCGCACGGCGGAAGCGACGGCGGCGGTGTCGCCGCAAGCAGGAGAGGGGCGATGA
- a CDS encoding SDR family oxidoreductase, with protein MTAPIVVVTGGSAGVGRAVALTFARHGWRVAVLARGEARLDDACAQIRALGAEAMKLVADVADPAQVEAAADEVERRWGPIAVWVNNAMATVFGDLARVPAADFRRATEVTYLGAVWGTQAALRHMRPRNQGCIVQVGSALAYRSIALQSAYCGAKSALRGFTDALRLELLHARSAVRVTMVHLPACNTPQFDWSRNYMDGRPRPLGWVYPPDWVARAIYRAAAGSRRERWVGLPAALAIVGARFAPGWFKHTLAEQTWHGQLEEEGARGAAQQAPDNLFAPAPGCQRAEGRFGREAQATRARLVAGRLLALGALLVGASRLLARTARQRDGGG; from the coding sequence ATGACAGCGCCGATCGTGGTGGTGACAGGGGGATCGGCCGGCGTCGGGCGTGCCGTGGCACTGACGTTTGCGCGCCATGGCTGGCGCGTGGCGGTGCTGGCGCGCGGCGAGGCGCGCCTGGACGACGCCTGCGCGCAGATCCGCGCGCTGGGCGCCGAGGCCATGAAGCTGGTGGCCGACGTCGCCGACCCCGCGCAGGTGGAAGCGGCCGCCGACGAGGTGGAGCGCCGCTGGGGGCCGATCGCGGTGTGGGTGAACAACGCAATGGCCACGGTGTTCGGCGACCTTGCGCGCGTGCCGGCGGCGGACTTCCGGCGCGCGACCGAAGTGACCTACCTCGGCGCGGTATGGGGGACGCAGGCCGCACTGCGCCACATGCGGCCCCGCAACCAAGGTTGCATCGTGCAGGTCGGGTCGGCGCTGGCCTACCGCTCGATCGCGCTGCAGTCCGCCTATTGCGGCGCCAAGTCGGCGTTGCGCGGCTTCACCGATGCGCTGCGGCTGGAACTGCTGCATGCGCGCAGCGCGGTGCGGGTGACGATGGTGCACCTGCCGGCCTGCAACACGCCGCAGTTCGACTGGAGCCGCAACTACATGGACGGGCGCCCGCGCCCGCTGGGCTGGGTCTATCCGCCGGACTGGGTCGCGCGCGCCATCTATCGCGCCGCGGCGGGAAGCCGGCGCGAACGCTGGGTGGGTCTGCCGGCGGCCTTGGCCATCGTCGGCGCGCGTTTTGCGCCCGGCTGGTTCAAGCACACGCTGGCCGAACAGACCTGGCACGGCCAGCTTGAGGAGGAGGGGGCACGCGGCGCGGCACAGCAGGCGCCCGACAACCTCTTCGCGCCTGCACCCGGGTGCCAGCGCGCGGAGGGTCGATTCGGCCGCGAGGCGCAGGCGACGCGGGCCCGGCTGGTGGCGGGGCGCCTGCTGGCGCTCGGCGCGCTGCTGGTGGGGGCGAGCCGGCTGCTGGCGCGGACGGCCCGGCAGCGCGACGGCGGCGGATGA